Proteins encoded in a region of the Novibacillus thermophilus genome:
- the groL gene encoding chaperonin GroEL (60 kDa chaperone family; promotes refolding of misfolded polypeptides especially under stressful conditions; forms two stacked rings of heptamers to form a barrel-shaped 14mer; ends can be capped by GroES; misfolded proteins enter the barrel where they are refolded when GroES binds), with protein sequence MAKEIKFSEEARRAMMRGVDALANAVKVTLGPKGRNVVLEKKFGSPLITNDGVTIAKEIELEDAFENMGAQLVKEVATKTNDVAGDGTTTATVLAQAMIREGLKNVAAGANPMVIRKGIEKATAAAVEELKEISKPIGGKESIAQAASISAGDEEIGQLIAEAMEKVGNDGVITVEESKGFETELEVVEGMQFDRGYISPYMVTDNDKMEAVLEEPYILITDKKISNIQDVLPLLEKVVQQGKPLLIIAEDMEGEALATLVVNKLRGTFTAVAVKAPGFGDRRKAMLEDIAILTGGQVITEDLGLELKATEVSQLGRARQVRVTKEETIIVDGEGEKSAIGSRITQIRQQLEETTSEFDKEKLQERLAKLAGGVAVIKVGAATETELKEKKLRIEDALNSTRAAVEEGLVSGGGTAFVNVIPAVESVEATGDEATGVNIVKRALEEPVRQIAQNAGLEGSVIVERLKKEDKGIGFNAATSEWVNMVDAGIVDPTKVSRSALQNAASVSAMFLTTESVIADKPEEEKEAPGGGAGGMGGMDGMM encoded by the coding sequence ATGGCAAAAGAGATCAAGTTCAGTGAAGAAGCCCGTCGTGCCATGATGCGCGGCGTTGATGCGTTGGCAAATGCGGTAAAAGTGACGCTCGGGCCAAAGGGACGCAACGTTGTGCTGGAGAAAAAATTTGGTTCTCCGCTAATTACGAACGACGGTGTTACCATTGCCAAGGAAATTGAACTGGAAGACGCTTTTGAGAACATGGGCGCCCAATTGGTAAAAGAAGTGGCGACGAAGACGAACGACGTCGCCGGTGACGGGACGACGACGGCTACTGTCCTCGCGCAAGCCATGATTCGCGAGGGTTTGAAAAACGTGGCAGCTGGAGCAAACCCGATGGTCATCCGCAAAGGGATTGAGAAAGCGACGGCTGCAGCAGTCGAAGAACTGAAGGAAATCTCTAAACCCATCGGCGGTAAAGAATCCATCGCCCAAGCTGCTTCCATCTCCGCAGGAGACGAAGAGATCGGTCAACTCATTGCTGAAGCGATGGAGAAAGTCGGTAACGACGGCGTGATCACTGTCGAAGAATCCAAAGGGTTCGAGACAGAACTGGAAGTTGTCGAAGGGATGCAATTTGACCGCGGGTACATTTCCCCGTACATGGTCACGGACAACGACAAGATGGAAGCTGTACTCGAAGAGCCGTACATCTTAATCACGGACAAGAAAATCAGCAATATTCAAGACGTACTCCCGCTGTTGGAGAAAGTCGTCCAACAGGGCAAACCGCTCTTAATCATCGCAGAAGACATGGAAGGGGAAGCGCTGGCCACCCTCGTCGTCAACAAGTTGCGTGGAACGTTTACCGCTGTGGCCGTTAAAGCGCCAGGGTTCGGCGATCGGCGCAAGGCCATGCTGGAAGACATTGCCATTCTGACCGGCGGTCAAGTCATCACAGAAGACCTCGGCCTTGAACTGAAAGCGACAGAAGTATCGCAGTTGGGCCGTGCACGCCAAGTGCGTGTCACGAAGGAAGAAACGATTATCGTAGACGGAGAGGGCGAAAAGTCGGCTATCGGGTCCCGCATTACCCAAATCCGTCAACAGTTGGAAGAAACGACTTCTGAATTCGATAAAGAAAAGCTGCAAGAGCGTTTGGCCAAATTGGCTGGCGGAGTGGCTGTCATCAAAGTCGGTGCTGCTACTGAAACCGAACTGAAGGAGAAGAAATTGCGCATCGAAGACGCCCTCAACTCCACTCGGGCGGCTGTAGAAGAAGGACTCGTGTCCGGTGGTGGAACGGCGTTCGTCAACGTCATTCCGGCTGTCGAAAGTGTAGAGGCGACAGGGGATGAGGCGACAGGTGTCAACATTGTCAAACGGGCGCTGGAAGAGCCGGTTCGCCAAATCGCCCAAAACGCCGGTCTCGAAGGGTCTGTCATCGTCGAACGGCTGAAGAAAGAAGACAAAGGAATCGGATTTAACGCCGCCACCAGCGAGTGGGTCAACATGGTGGATGCCGGGATCGTCGATCCGACGAAAGTGTCCCGCTCTGCTCTGCAAAACGCTGCCTCCGTTTCCGCAATGTTCTTGACGACGGAATCGGTCATTGCCGACAAACCTGAAGAAGAAAAAGAAGCTCCAGGCGGCGGTGCAGGCGGCATGGGCGGCATGGACGGCATGATGTAA
- a CDS encoding ABC transporter permease, which translates to MTLFSLAKKNIKGNFNHYFVYFVTLVFSMVIYYTFAALQHSENIQESIELSDTMRFMFGVSSVILILFVAVFVLYSNSFFTRKRKKEVGLYAILGLRKKTIAKMLFYENLMMGIIALVIGIILGTLLSKLFAMILVKLMGSTTEVDFGISAMAIIQTVIVFMVIILFTSVQGYRLIYRFKLIELFHAEKKGEPIPKVSPISAVIGVVLLVGSYWLILRPLPDDWTTEYLLRNDGVAFLALVIGTHLFFRSVTVYLLKLSQRNKSRYYRGTKLIETSQLLYRIRGNARTFTVIALLSAATISFFGATYGGYYSNEKSAKEAVPFSYSFLSRGPEFDSQVKNVIEADDEHPIKAQLEIPVLQVEGTLSFPLDYDINPVKLISESTFNQAAKALNRDETVSLTGDEAAVIQPRFTEYTEATFQGESVTLLLDRGSRQLQLDHMVEGNVLPFDYPDFYVVVSHDVFAEIERQEAPLTYNVYEVENETTAQATSEKVNKLVGNDFQVSSSFYTEYKKGKEGNALTLFIYGFLGLVFLAATGSIIYFKQLTEANEATGHYEILRKIGVSKKDIRRSVKKQSLFVFGLPLTVGVMHSSVILYFTSNFISDLIGVNLTVPILTAISVFIIIYTIYYALTVNTYHRIVSGN; encoded by the coding sequence ATGACGTTATTTAGTTTAGCAAAGAAAAATATAAAGGGTAACTTCAACCATTATTTCGTCTACTTTGTGACGCTCGTCTTCAGCATGGTGATTTATTACACGTTTGCTGCCCTACAACACAGTGAAAACATTCAGGAAAGCATTGAATTGTCGGATACGATGCGGTTCATGTTTGGGGTATCATCGGTTATCCTCATTTTATTCGTAGCGGTCTTTGTTTTGTACTCCAACTCATTCTTCACAAGGAAAAGGAAGAAAGAAGTCGGATTGTACGCCATACTAGGTTTACGCAAGAAAACGATTGCAAAAATGTTGTTTTACGAAAACTTGATGATGGGCATCATCGCATTAGTCATTGGGATTATTCTGGGCACCTTGCTGTCCAAATTGTTTGCAATGATTTTGGTCAAACTCATGGGTTCCACTACTGAGGTGGATTTCGGAATATCGGCTATGGCGATTATTCAGACAGTCATTGTCTTTATGGTCATTATTTTGTTTACTTCCGTTCAAGGTTATCGCTTGATTTATCGTTTTAAACTAATCGAACTATTCCACGCTGAGAAAAAAGGAGAGCCCATTCCAAAGGTTTCACCTATTTCCGCTGTCATCGGCGTTGTATTGCTTGTCGGGAGTTACTGGCTCATATTGCGGCCACTTCCTGACGACTGGACGACGGAATATTTATTGAGAAATGACGGTGTTGCCTTTTTGGCTCTCGTTATCGGAACCCATTTGTTTTTCCGATCCGTCACGGTCTATTTACTGAAGTTATCGCAAAGAAACAAGTCACGCTATTACAGAGGAACAAAATTAATTGAAACATCCCAGTTACTGTATCGCATTAGAGGAAATGCCCGTACCTTTACAGTTATAGCATTGTTGAGTGCTGCAACGATCAGTTTTTTCGGTGCAACTTACGGTGGATACTACAGCAATGAAAAGAGCGCTAAGGAAGCTGTCCCGTTCAGCTATTCGTTTTTGTCAAGAGGCCCAGAATTTGATTCGCAGGTGAAAAATGTAATCGAAGCAGACGATGAACATCCGATCAAAGCCCAACTGGAGATACCCGTTCTTCAAGTAGAAGGAACACTCTCATTTCCACTGGATTACGACATAAATCCTGTAAAATTAATCTCAGAAAGTACTTTTAATCAAGCAGCGAAGGCTTTAAACCGGGATGAAACGGTCTCACTTACCGGGGATGAAGCAGCCGTGATCCAACCAAGGTTTACGGAATACACGGAGGCGACGTTTCAAGGGGAAAGCGTGACGCTGCTATTGGATCGAGGAAGCCGTCAACTACAACTTGACCATATGGTTGAAGGAAACGTGCTCCCCTTCGATTATCCCGATTTCTATGTCGTGGTCAGCCATGACGTGTTTGCTGAGATAGAAAGACAAGAGGCACCACTCACTTATAACGTTTACGAAGTGGAAAATGAAACGACGGCACAAGCCACGTCGGAAAAAGTGAATAAACTGGTTGGCAACGATTTTCAGGTTTCTTCATCGTTTTATACGGAGTACAAGAAAGGAAAAGAAGGAAACGCCCTGACTCTCTTTATTTACGGATTTTTGGGGCTTGTGTTTTTAGCGGCGACCGGAAGTATCATTTACTTCAAACAGTTGACCGAAGCGAATGAAGCGACAGGACACTATGAAATCCTCCGAAAAATCGGTGTCAGTAAAAAGGACATACGCAGATCAGTGAAAAAGCAGTCATTATTCGTGTTCGGATTGCCACTAACCGTAGGCGTAATGCACAGTTCTGTAATACTGTACTTTACGAGCAATTTTATTTCGGATCTCATTGGAGTCAACCTCACGGTTCCCATTCTGACTGCAATTTCTGTTTTTATTATCATCTACACAATTTATTACGCATTGACTGTGAACACGTATCATCGAATTGTAAGTGGAAATTAA
- a CDS encoding ABC transporter ATP-binding protein, with product MKTVVEAKQIKKVYGSKGNVFSALEDIDLTVMEGEFVGIMGPSGAGKTTLLNILATIDEPTSGDIVIDGINVTKMTEEQLSAFRRDKLGFLFQDYHLLDTLTVEENVILPLALAKMNVKELERRVDEVADTFGIRDILKKYPYQISGGQKQRTAASRAIISNPSLILADEPTGALDSKSATDLLECLKDLNEHDKATILMVTHDAYAASYCNRVLFIKDGNIFTELVKGERSRKAFFNKVLDVLSALGGGAHDVI from the coding sequence ATGAAAACGGTCGTCGAAGCAAAACAAATAAAAAAAGTCTACGGTTCAAAGGGGAATGTCTTTTCAGCCTTGGAGGATATCGACTTAACTGTCATGGAAGGTGAATTCGTCGGCATTATGGGCCCCTCAGGTGCCGGTAAAACAACGTTACTAAATATTTTGGCAACGATTGACGAGCCAACTTCGGGTGACATCGTCATTGACGGAATCAATGTGACCAAGATGACGGAGGAACAACTGTCTGCCTTTCGCCGTGACAAACTGGGTTTCTTGTTCCAAGACTATCATTTATTAGACACCTTAACTGTGGAAGAAAATGTGATCTTGCCGTTAGCACTGGCCAAGATGAACGTCAAAGAATTGGAACGAAGGGTCGATGAAGTGGCAGATACGTTTGGGATTCGCGACATTTTAAAAAAGTATCCGTATCAAATTTCCGGGGGACAAAAGCAACGTACGGCAGCATCGCGCGCGATTATCTCAAACCCAAGCTTAATATTGGCAGACGAACCGACAGGTGCATTGGACTCAAAGTCCGCAACAGACTTGTTAGAATGTTTAAAGGATCTGAATGAACATGACAAGGCGACCATTTTAATGGTCACCCACGATGCTTATGCGGCCAGTTACTGTAATCGCGTCCTTTTTATTAAAGACGGCAACATCTTCACAGAACTTGTGAAAGGGGAAAGATCCCGCAAAGCCTTTTTCAACAAGGTGTTGGATGTGTTATCCGCGCTAGGGGGTGGTGCACATGACGTTATTTAG
- a CDS encoding response regulator transcription factor, with translation MKVMIVEDDVTIRNMVGEALEKWGFETVKVEDFDQIMQVFLHHEPHLVIMDINLPSFDGFYWCHKIREVSKVPMIFLSSRDTPMDIVMSMNMGGDDYIQKPFHTDVLIAKIKALLRRTYSYMETQFKTIEHDGIVLNLEDGVALHGDRKSELTKTEFLILKILMQNKGTIVSRKKMMRTLWKDENFVDENTLTVNIARLRKKLAELGKEHFITTKKGQGYIIQ, from the coding sequence ATGAAAGTGATGATTGTGGAAGATGATGTGACCATTCGCAATATGGTAGGGGAAGCATTAGAAAAATGGGGATTTGAAACCGTTAAGGTCGAAGACTTTGACCAAATCATGCAGGTATTTCTTCACCATGAACCGCACCTTGTCATCATGGATATCAATCTGCCATCGTTTGACGGATTTTACTGGTGTCACAAAATTAGAGAAGTGTCCAAGGTCCCCATGATCTTTCTCTCTTCCCGTGATACACCGATGGACATCGTCATGTCGATGAACATGGGGGGAGATGATTATATACAAAAACCTTTTCACACAGATGTGTTGATCGCGAAAATAAAGGCGCTCCTTCGCAGAACGTATTCTTACATGGAAACACAGTTTAAGACGATCGAACACGATGGGATTGTGTTAAACCTTGAGGACGGAGTGGCCTTACATGGAGATCGAAAATCGGAACTCACGAAAACAGAATTTCTGATTTTGAAAATTCTCATGCAAAACAAAGGGACGATCGTCAGCCGAAAGAAAATGATGCGCACCCTTTGGAAGGACGAAAATTTCGTGGACGAAAATACACTGACGGTAAATATTGCTCGCCTGCGTAAAAAGCTTGCCGAACTCGGAAAGGAACACTTTATAACGACTAAGAAAGGACAGGGTTACATTATCCAATGA
- a CDS encoding sensor histidine kinase: MSFLQYLKDQRSFFLLYVIVMCFVSLMMMVSADSRYAVNDIVYVNVVIFMIVALYVIVQYYFNKDFYRALHELVESRHEEFLATLPKPRNNEQQIYLDLLKKVNGVYGDQLQKLYNEKRDHQDFITSWIHEVKVPIAAARLLMENSRGRTVESLVDKFEDELDKIEHYVEQALYYSRIDSFSKDYFITEVALDQIVKNSVKKHAKSFINKQIRFHMDDGKQVVHTDSKWLGFIIDQIFSNSLKYTDEGGEISVQFEADRKEKRLLIEDTGIGIKPEDISRVFEKGFTGSIGRSHAKSTGIGLYLAKQLALKLGHDLSIQSEEGKYTRVIIHFPKIRNYYHL, from the coding sequence ATGAGTTTCTTACAGTATCTGAAAGATCAACGTTCCTTTTTCTTGTTATACGTGATAGTGATGTGCTTCGTTTCTTTGATGATGATGGTGAGTGCAGATTCCAGATACGCTGTCAACGATATCGTATATGTCAATGTCGTGATCTTTATGATTGTAGCACTTTACGTCATCGTCCAATACTATTTCAACAAGGATTTTTATCGCGCACTTCATGAGTTGGTTGAAAGTCGCCATGAAGAATTTCTCGCAACGCTACCTAAACCGCGAAACAACGAACAGCAGATATATCTTGACTTATTAAAGAAAGTAAATGGCGTGTACGGCGATCAACTACAAAAGTTGTATAACGAAAAACGGGACCATCAAGATTTTATTACCTCTTGGATTCATGAAGTCAAGGTTCCGATTGCGGCTGCCCGCCTGCTTATGGAAAACAGTCGTGGTAGAACGGTTGAATCCCTTGTGGACAAGTTTGAAGATGAGTTGGATAAAATCGAACATTACGTGGAACAGGCCCTTTACTATTCTCGCATTGATTCGTTTTCCAAAGATTACTTTATTACCGAAGTCGCGTTGGATCAAATCGTTAAGAACAGTGTCAAGAAACACGCCAAATCCTTTATTAACAAACAAATTCGCTTTCATATGGACGATGGAAAGCAGGTTGTCCACACCGACAGTAAATGGCTTGGTTTTATCATAGACCAAATTTTTTCGAATTCCTTAAAATATACAGATGAAGGCGGGGAAATCTCCGTACAATTTGAGGCCGATCGAAAAGAAAAGAGGCTTTTGATTGAAGATACAGGCATTGGAATTAAGCCGGAAGATATCAGCCGCGTATTTGAAAAAGGATTTACAGGGTCTATTGGAAGAAGTCATGCCAAATCTACTGGGATCGGCCTCTACCTTGCAAAACAGTTGGCCCTAAAACTAGGACACGATCTTTCCATTCAATCGGAAGAAGGCAAATATACGAGGGTCATTATCCACTTTCCGAAAATCAGGAATTATTATCATCTATAA
- a CDS encoding AAA family ATPase, with product MPKAEMSSGRFDEYNGKIAKVIDNVEKVMIGKSEIIQLSIVSILCGGHTLLEDVPGVGKTMLVKALAKSLGCSFKRIQFTPDLLPSDVTGMSVYNQKTMQFEYRPGPIMGNVVLADEINRTSPKTQAALLEAMEEGNVTIDGETHSLPTPFFVMATQNPIEYEGTFPLPEAQLDRFLIKLRLGYPQLEEEVEMLSRLQVHHPIESVKAVISSEELKDLQQSVRNIYVEDSIRRYIVRLTEATRTHPKVYLGASPRGSIALFRAAQALALVRGRQFVVPDDVKDLAAATLGHRVILKSDARLGGLTVEEVLQDVLNQTPVPVFRRS from the coding sequence ATGCCCAAAGCTGAGATGTCATCCGGTCGGTTTGACGAGTACAATGGAAAAATCGCTAAAGTTATAGACAATGTGGAAAAAGTGATGATCGGCAAGTCTGAGATCATCCAATTGAGCATCGTGTCCATTCTTTGCGGAGGACATACCTTGCTAGAGGACGTTCCAGGGGTGGGCAAGACGATGTTAGTGAAAGCGTTAGCTAAGTCGTTAGGCTGCTCGTTTAAACGAATTCAATTCACTCCCGATTTGTTGCCGTCCGATGTGACGGGAATGTCTGTCTATAACCAGAAAACGATGCAATTCGAATACAGGCCGGGTCCGATTATGGGCAATGTCGTACTCGCCGATGAAATCAACCGTACCTCTCCTAAGACGCAAGCAGCTTTGTTAGAGGCCATGGAAGAAGGAAATGTCACGATTGACGGCGAGACACACTCTTTACCGACCCCCTTTTTTGTCATGGCGACGCAAAACCCGATTGAGTACGAAGGGACCTTCCCTCTGCCAGAAGCCCAACTGGACCGTTTTCTCATAAAATTGCGCCTTGGTTACCCGCAGCTAGAGGAAGAAGTTGAAATGCTGTCGCGGCTGCAAGTTCATCACCCGATTGAAAGTGTCAAAGCTGTGATCAGCTCCGAAGAGCTCAAAGATTTACAGCAAAGCGTTCGGAACATTTATGTGGAAGATTCGATCCGCCGTTACATCGTGCGCCTGACGGAGGCGACGCGTACGCACCCCAAGGTTTACCTCGGGGCGAGCCCCCGCGGGTCTATCGCTTTGTTTCGCGCGGCGCAGGCTTTGGCACTCGTGCGCGGCCGTCAGTTTGTCGTTCCAGACGATGTAAAAGATTTAGCGGCAGCAACACTGGGACACCGCGTCATTCTCAAATCGGATGCCCGACTCGGCGGATTGACAGTGGAAGAGGTCTTGCAAGATGTGTTGAATCAAACGCCCGTCCCCGTTTTTCGGAGGTCGTGA
- a CDS encoding DUF58 domain-containing protein, which translates to MKRVWSHPRPFGLPGVLLLLGAAFIFGKVQGGFVSWFLFYAFLTVVLYEIAVFLFGLYRVNVTREFSRTRLNAGEELEVRIRVRRPGRFPFAWLWVDDHVPETVKALPRAGGKLLVSWFNSEIVYTYTCGPLPRGRHRWQRVTAQAGDVYGLVRREKKLDVTGDVLVYPTVRDITAWHTLNEQHTGTDFSQNRITEEATSVIGVRDYVHGDRLSRIHWKASAKGNGLKTKEFEFETSHHLMFFLDRCTAHYGAEQHPQFERAVSLVASLSRYALNRTYATGLVSYGKEKFVMPPARYPHTLPKIYEHLAEVRADGRFPFDKVLLWETVDLPYGTTVVGVTPLLHRPLVEAVYHLRERRVKVELFWVFSPSQLSGSEQSYVRSLGLLGVSVYRIDRERFEDILREGGATGA; encoded by the coding sequence ATGAAACGAGTGTGGTCACATCCTCGTCCGTTTGGCTTGCCCGGAGTCTTGTTGTTGCTCGGGGCAGCTTTTATCTTTGGTAAAGTACAGGGAGGATTCGTCTCCTGGTTTCTCTTCTACGCCTTTTTGACCGTCGTTCTCTATGAAATCGCCGTCTTTTTGTTTGGACTGTACCGGGTGAACGTGACGCGGGAATTCTCTCGAACGCGTTTGAACGCCGGCGAAGAACTGGAGGTGCGCATTCGCGTTCGGCGCCCTGGCAGGTTTCCCTTCGCTTGGCTGTGGGTGGATGATCACGTGCCGGAAACGGTAAAGGCGCTTCCCCGAGCGGGGGGAAAGTTGTTGGTTTCGTGGTTTAATAGCGAGATCGTCTACACGTACACGTGTGGCCCCTTGCCGCGGGGACGGCACCGGTGGCAACGCGTCACGGCACAGGCCGGAGACGTGTATGGATTGGTGCGCCGTGAAAAAAAGTTGGACGTGACGGGTGACGTCCTCGTATACCCGACAGTGCGGGACATCACGGCTTGGCACACGTTGAACGAACAACACACGGGAACAGATTTCTCACAAAACCGCATCACTGAAGAGGCCACGTCTGTCATCGGAGTGCGGGACTACGTCCACGGCGACCGTTTGAGTCGCATCCACTGGAAGGCCTCAGCTAAGGGAAACGGCTTGAAAACGAAAGAATTTGAGTTTGAAACATCACATCACCTGATGTTTTTTTTGGACAGGTGTACGGCGCATTACGGAGCTGAACAGCACCCGCAGTTTGAGCGGGCGGTCAGTTTAGTCGCGTCATTGAGCCGGTATGCCCTGAATCGCACGTATGCTACAGGTCTCGTCTCGTATGGAAAAGAAAAATTTGTAATGCCGCCTGCACGGTATCCCCACACATTGCCGAAGATCTACGAACACCTGGCAGAAGTGAGAGCGGACGGCCGATTTCCATTTGACAAGGTGCTGTTGTGGGAAACGGTCGACTTGCCTTACGGAACGACGGTTGTCGGTGTCACACCTTTGCTGCACCGCCCTTTAGTCGAAGCGGTCTATCACCTTCGCGAACGGCGGGTAAAAGTAGAGCTGTTCTGGGTCTTTTCACCGTCACAACTGTCGGGAAGTGAGCAGTCTTACGTGCGTTCTCTCGGACTGCTCGGAGTTTCCGTTTATCGGATTGACCGGGAACGGTTTGAAGACATTTTGCGGGAGGGGGGTGCCACCGGTGCGTAA
- a CDS encoding transglutaminaseTgpA domain-containing protein: protein MRKSIRTLLYSAFVFALFFEWMAPLLTTTDTGRIDIFLTGFAILLVMDILRLPLWAKVVVTPLILVYIVHHTFFSPHGVSLVSPDWWLIVWRELKEDAHLLFSGEWMNMTPPVRTACFLLFIWLMETVMFQYVVAKGRLLWILLLTVFYIAAVDSLTPYDGRAAIVRVFCYGLIVLGISHLDHLVSRVRIPERPLYCWRWLSVVLIFVLIAASVGIVAPKTEASWPDPVSFIIRHSDQADDTTGGVRKVGYGEDDSRLGGPFEEDNTIVFRSLVDEPYYWRGEAKDVYDGQGWHRREIGEQVIAVARAGSDSVGQLFHDLETKQIEQLTTFDRGAHHVLFTAGELDRVVSVDGIEELKAIEGAAGYRTVGHTALERYHIEVQQPIVSEQRLRETSNEYPDEVKETYLQLPPSLPDRVKTLAQEIVKGEDRVYDQVKAVESFLKFGWDFAYETEDVPVPSPRDDFVDHFLFESRRGYCDHFSTSMVIMLRVNGIPARWVKGFAPGDQRFDAEAGQYDVTVRNSDAHSWVEVYFSGVGWLPFEPTPGFSNPTEVAVEAGEADVPEREVTEPTIPQVDNLDLGVEVEGDAGAERVNEREWTIDWAWVAGGVVTVLVVFLAALWLVVPRLWEWQFNRLQRVAEREREGSMLTFYENLLSLLEKRYGRRQPHQTVREYVQRFPYMGGSSEALVELTKYYERMRYGIRPFSHDTWRAVRKQLKRLKKDMRLR, encoded by the coding sequence GTGCGTAAATCGATCCGCACGCTGCTGTACAGTGCGTTCGTTTTCGCCCTGTTTTTTGAATGGATGGCTCCCTTACTGACGACGACAGATACGGGGCGGATCGACATTTTTTTGACGGGGTTTGCGATTTTACTCGTGATGGATATTCTGCGTTTGCCCCTTTGGGCAAAAGTCGTCGTCACACCGCTAATTCTTGTATATATCGTTCACCACACCTTCTTTTCTCCCCACGGGGTATCCCTCGTCAGTCCTGACTGGTGGCTCATCGTCTGGCGAGAGTTGAAGGAAGATGCCCACCTCTTGTTTTCCGGCGAGTGGATGAACATGACTCCTCCGGTCCGAACGGCATGTTTTCTTCTTTTCATTTGGCTCATGGAAACGGTCATGTTCCAATACGTCGTGGCAAAGGGGCGTCTGTTGTGGATTTTACTGCTCACTGTATTCTACATCGCCGCAGTGGACAGTTTGACGCCGTACGACGGGAGAGCTGCCATCGTGCGCGTGTTTTGCTACGGGTTGATCGTGTTAGGTATCAGCCACCTGGATCATCTGGTCAGCCGTGTGCGCATCCCGGAGCGACCCCTCTACTGTTGGCGATGGTTGAGCGTTGTGTTAATCTTTGTTCTGATTGCTGCGAGTGTCGGCATTGTAGCGCCGAAGACGGAAGCGAGCTGGCCGGATCCCGTTTCATTTATCATCCGTCACAGTGATCAGGCCGACGATACTACCGGCGGTGTTCGCAAGGTCGGGTACGGCGAGGACGATTCGCGGTTGGGGGGACCGTTCGAAGAAGACAACACAATCGTCTTTCGTTCGTTGGTCGACGAGCCATACTACTGGCGCGGTGAAGCGAAAGATGTCTACGACGGACAGGGGTGGCACCGGAGAGAAATTGGGGAGCAGGTCATAGCAGTAGCTCGAGCAGGGTCGGACAGCGTCGGGCAGTTGTTTCACGATTTAGAGACGAAACAGATTGAACAGCTAACGACATTTGACCGTGGTGCCCATCATGTTCTGTTCACTGCAGGTGAGCTGGATCGCGTGGTGTCCGTTGACGGGATAGAAGAGCTCAAAGCGATTGAAGGTGCGGCCGGTTACCGTACCGTCGGGCATACCGCGCTTGAACGGTACCACATTGAAGTTCAGCAGCCGATTGTAAGTGAACAGCGCTTGCGGGAGACGTCAAACGAGTACCCTGACGAGGTGAAAGAAACGTATTTGCAACTGCCACCTTCTCTACCCGATCGGGTGAAAACACTGGCTCAAGAAATTGTAAAGGGCGAAGACCGTGTGTATGACCAGGTGAAAGCAGTAGAGAGTTTTTTGAAATTCGGCTGGGATTTTGCGTACGAAACAGAGGACGTGCCAGTACCCTCGCCAAGAGATGATTTCGTCGACCACTTCCTGTTTGAATCGCGGCGCGGTTACTGCGATCACTTCTCTACGTCCATGGTCATCATGTTGCGGGTGAACGGCATTCCGGCCCGCTGGGTGAAAGGCTTTGCTCCAGGTGATCAGCGTTTTGACGCTGAAGCGGGACAATACGACGTGACCGTTCGGAACAGTGACGCCCATTCGTGGGTGGAGGTGTACTTTTCAGGGGTGGGATGGCTGCCGTTTGAACCGACTCCTGGGTTCAGCAACCCGACGGAAGTGGCTGTGGAAGCAGGAGAGGCCGACGTCCCTGAGAGGGAGGTGACAGAGCCGACGATCCCCCAGGTTGACAACCTCGATCTCGGCGTAGAAGTAGAAGGGGACGCGGGCGCAGAGAGAGTGAATGAACGAGAGTGGACCATTGATTGGGCCTGGGTGGCAGGAGGTGTTGTCACAGTCCTTGTGGTGTTCCTCGCTGCGTTGTGGCTCGTCGTTCCCCGGTTGTGGGAATGGCAGTTCAACCGGCTGCAGCGTGTCGCCGAACGGGAGCGGGAAGGCAGCATGCTGACTTTTTACGAAAACCTTTTGAGTCTGTTAGAGAAGCGGTACGGTCGGCGTCAACCGCATCAGACCGTGCGGGAATACGTTCAACGGTTTCCGTACATGGGTGGGTCGAGTGAGGCGCTGGTGGAGTTAACGAAATATTATGAACGCATGCGCTACGGTATCCGGCCATTTAGTCATGACACGTGGCGCGCTGTTCGCAAGCAGTTAAAGCGGCTGAAGAAAGACATGCGGCTTCGTTAG